A genomic stretch from Helianthus annuus cultivar XRQ/B chromosome 1, HanXRQr2.0-SUNRISE, whole genome shotgun sequence includes:
- the LOC110945071 gene encoding phospholipase A1-II 1 yields the protein MSIQEIKRDMGNIAKNWKKLSGETYWKDALDPPSPDLRTYINHYGEMAEATYDAYIQVTPSKNAGNVKYARKNLLEKVGLLKGQPLNQYKVTKYMYATSAVILPGAFVTSSDPHAWSRKSNWIGFTAVATDEGKKALGRRDILVAWRGTVNPSDMIHDSEFKLVSAPIIFGENHKDDPKVHEGWYSIYTTNDLNTRYNKTSARDQAMEEVKKLVKEYEHEDISLTLTGHSMGAAVAALMALDIVIHGFNKLATAPPKVCPVTVFAFATPKVGDSSFKKVFDSMKQLYCLRINNSPDVVPKYPLLGYSDVGTELVIDTLKSPYLKGPGNPGIWHNMEGYLHGVAGVQTSLFRRFNLEINRDISLVNKFGDILEDKYGIPGFWFTERNNGMVQKEDGSWELKDHEEDTDP from the exons ATGTCGATTcaagaaataaaaagagatatGGGTAACATCGCCAAAAACTGGAAAAAGCTAAGCGGAGAGACCTACTGGAAAGACGCGTTAGACCCTCCATCACCGGATCTCCGTACATACATTAACCACTACGGCGAAATGGCTGAAGCCACTTATGATGCTTACATCCAGGTAACCCCCTCAAAGAACGCTGGAAATGTCAAATACGCTCGAAAGAATCTACTCGAGAAAGTAGGTCTTCTTAAAGGCCAGCCATTGAACCAGTACAAAGTCACTAAATACATGTACGCCACGTCAGCTGTCATACTTCCTGGCGCATTTGTAACGTCTTCTGATCCGCACGCTTGGAGCAGGAAGTCGAACTGGATAGGGTTTACCGCAGTGGCGACAGACGAAGGGAAAAAGGCGTTAGGGAGGAGAGACATTCTTGTTGCATGGAGAGGAACAGTTAACCCCTCCGATATGATTCATGATTCTGAGTTCAAATTGGTTTCGGCTCCAATAATATTTGGGGAAAACCACAAGGATGACCCAAAAGTACATGAAGGATGGTACTCAATCTACACTACTAATGATTTGAATACACGTTACAATAAAACTAGTGCTCGAGACCAG GCAATGGAAGAGGTGAAGAAATTAGTGAAAGAATACGAGCATGAGGATATTAGCTTGACACTAACTGGGCACAGTATGGGCGCGGCAGTTGCAGCATTAATGGCTCTTGACATAGTCATTCACGGATTCAACAAACTAGCGACCGCCCCTCCCAAGGTGTGCCCAGTGACAGTGTTCGCGTTTGCAACCCCCAAAGTGGGAGACTCCAGCTTCAAAAAAGTTTTTGACTCAATGAAACAACTTTATTGCCTACGAATTAACAATAGTCCAGATGTCGTCCCAAAATATCCTCTACTCGGATACTCAGATGTTGGGACCGAGTTGGTGATCGACACTTTAAAGTCTCCATACTTGAAGGGTCCTGGGAATCCAGGAATTTGGCACAACATGGAGGGTTATCTGCATGGAGTTGCAGGGGTCCAAACCAGTCTTTTTAGACGGTTTAACCTTGAAATTAATCGAGATATCTCGCTTGTAAACAAGTTTGGTGATATTTTGGAGGATAAATATGGTATTCCGGGTTTTTGGTTTACTGAGAGGAACAATGGAATGGTTCAAAAAGAAGATGGATCATGGGAGTTGAAAGATCATGAAGAAGACACTGATCCGTGA
- the LOC110871014 gene encoding phospholipase A1-II 1-like, which produces MKVGLLKGQPLNQYKLTKYTYAALAVILPGAFVTSSDQHAWSRRSNWIGFIAVVTDERKKALGRRDILVAWRGTVNPSDMIHDSELKFVSAPIIFWENHKDDPKVHEGWYSIYTTRMTQKYHGSYDSLHSYIGPVTPIKDQYDPLMKVFDLLLFHS; this is translated from the coding sequence ATGAAAGTAGGACTTCTTAAAGGCCAGCCATTGAACCAGTACAAACTCACTAAATACACGTACGCCGCGTTAGCTGTCATACTTCCTGGCGCATTTGTAACGTCTTCTGATCAGCACGCTTGGAGCAGGAGGTCGAACTGGATAGGGTTTATCGCGGTGGTGACAGACGAACGGAAAAAGGCGTTAGGGAGGAGAGACATTCTTGTTGCATGGAGAGGAACAGTTAACCCCTCGGATATGATTCATGATTCTGAGCTCAAATTTGTTTCGGCTCCAATAATATTTTGGGAAAACCACAAGGATGACCCAAAAGTACATGAAGGATGGTACTCAATCTACACTACAAGGATGACCCAAAAGTACCATGGCTCGTATGACTCACTACACTCCTATATTGGGCCAGTAACACCAATCAAGGACCAATACGACCCATTAATGAAAGTTTTTGACCTGTTATTGTTTCACTCCTAA